A section of the Triplophysa dalaica isolate WHDGS20190420 chromosome 8, ASM1584641v1, whole genome shotgun sequence genome encodes:
- the cdk2 gene encoding cyclin-dependent kinase 2, with product MESFQKVEKIGEGTYGVVYKAKNKITGETVALKKIRLDTETEGVPSTAIREISLLKELNHPNIVKLRDVIHTENKLYLVFEFLHQDLKRFMDSSVTGISLALVKSYLFQLLQGLAFCHSHRVLHRDLKPQNLLINAQGEIKLADFGLARAFGVPVRTYTHEVVTLWYRAPEILLGCKYYSTAVDIWSLGCIFAEMITRRALFPGDSEIDQLFRIFRTLGTPDETVWPGVTTMPDYKPSFPKWARQELSKVVPPLDEDGRDLLGLMLNYDPNKRISAKNALVHRFFRDVTMPMPPLRL from the coding sequence ATGGAGTCTTTTCAGAAAGTGGAGAAAATCGGCGAGGGAACGTACGGGGTGGTTTATAAAGCCAAGAACAAGATCACCGGGGAGACCGTCGCGCTGAAGAAGATCAGACTGGACACGGAGACCGAAGGCGTCCCGAGCACCGCCATCCGTGAGATTTCCCTGCTGAAGGAGCTCAACCATCCCAACATAGTCAAGCTGCGCGACGTGATCcacacagaaaacaaacttTACCTGGTGTTCGAGTTCCTCCACCAGGACCTGAAGAGGTTCATGGACTCGTCCGTCACCGGCATATCCCTCGCGCTCGTCAAGAGCTACCTGTTCCAGCTGCTCCAAGGCTTGGCGTTCTGTCACTCTCATCGGGTTCTCCACAGGGACCTCAAACCCCAAAATCTGCTCATCAACGCCCAGGGCGAGATCAAACTGGCTGACTTCGGGCTGGCGAGGGCGTTTGGGGTGCCGGTGCGCACTTACACGCACGAGGTGGTGACTTTGTGGTACAGGGCTCCGGAGATCCTCCTGGGATGTAAATATTACTCCACGGCTGTTGACATATGGAGTCTGGGCTGTATCTTTGCCGAAATGATCACCAGAAGGGCTTTGTTTCCCGGGGATTCTGAAATAGACCAGCTCTTCAGGATTTTCCGGACCTTGGGCACCCCAGACGAGACTGTGTGGCCCGGGGTCACCACGATGCCGGACTACAAACCCTCCTTTCCGAAGTGGGCACGGCAGGAGCTGTCTAAAGTGGTGCCACCCCTGGATGAGGACGGCAGAGACCTCCTTGGCCTAATGCTGAACTATGATCCCAACAAGAGGATCTCTGCCAAAAACGCACTGGTTCATCGGTTCTTCCGGGACGTGACCATGCCCATGCCCCCCTTGCGCCTCTGA